A region of the Oncorhynchus clarkii lewisi isolate Uvic-CL-2024 chromosome 4, UVic_Ocla_1.0, whole genome shotgun sequence genome:
ATAATAATAATATCATAATTGtacattttaaataaaacaaatatgagTATTGTGGTTTCGGTTCTGTGTGTTATACTTTTTGCAACAGATTGCTTCTCATTTCGTTGGAGCTCAGTAGCTTATTTAGATGGCCAATCGTTGCAGAACCTGAAAAGTAGTTTAAATATAGCCTAATCCACAAACATAGGATATCTAAACTATTAAAAGTACGTTAATTTGTTTAACTCTGAGCTAGCCTATAGGCTAATTAGAAAATTGTCATTGCATTTTTCCTGATTTATTTTTTtccatttaggcctatatatatgtgtgtgtgtgtgtgtgtgtgtgtgtgtgtgtgtgtgtgtgtgtgtgtgtgtgtgtgtgtgtgtgtgtgtgtgtgtgtgtgtaatatatatatatacacacacacacgattcttGAATTGCTCGGTTATAGCTAAAACATCCGCTGGTGTTTAACTGGATATTCTAAAAATTAGAACATCTGTAATTTAATTGAACATGTGAGATATTCGTTCTCTAAAGGCAATCCAGGTCTTTACTATTGCAAACAGGCGAGCGCTTCAGGCGAGAGGTGTTTCATTTGCACAATTATTTTCGAAATAATTCATAGGCCTATAAAAAAACTGCTTTTTATTTTCTTATAAGGCTACTGTACATGTTTTAACCTTTTGTGTGTATTGAGTAAACATTATATTTTCGGCGGAGCCTAACTGTTCAATGCTTGAAGGCACATTTAAACGAAAGACATGGGGAAGGATGAACAGATTTTGGACAGAattttttattaaacattttgaaaacaaGATTCTCAACAACATTCCATTTTGAAACATGTCTTTGTTTTGACTTATTCACACTTGGGACATTTAAACGTTTCTCGAATAAATATATAGAAATCATATATAGCCTAAAGATATAGCGTTCACAtactagtcggaactaggaaactcggaAGTCGGATATTtccgagtttcctagttccgactttCACGGCAACGCGGCATCGACAGCACAGTGCAGAATATACTTCACCATCTTGCCATGATGCTGGTGTTTAGGCCTGTTTCACGTTGGAATTCTAAAAATTCTAAATAATTTTAGCACCAAAAACACAGGATAAATCTCTGAGGCCAATGACACATCTCTCCGCTTTATTGTCTGAGTAATGAATGAATTGATTGATAATCGATCAATAATAACTTTTCACTAAAATAGGACatatttttgtaaaatgtttaaTATCAGACAAAGTACCAAAATAAGTTATTTCGTTAAGTTAAGACGAATTGCATTTGCACCACAATGAAGTTCACTTAAAATCTATGCAATTATCCAAGATAATTAATTATCTTCTTCTGTTGCAGCATGTTGGGAGGTAAAAAACAACACCTATATTCCACTTAATTATGATTCGACTTGCAAACACCTCTCATAATTATCCTTGTGTCAACCTGGCTGTATTCCTTCACAGGTCGCCATCAGCCTTGCACTAACAACTGGCATTGACAAAGTGGTTCAGAACTGCTGCACAATATTGCACACCATATATCTAGGCAGCAGGTAACACACGATCCAGGGATTTCTTGATGACTGTAAGGATTTGTTAGTTAGTCTAAGTCGGCACCATACCCTCAGCTCAAAATATTCTAATTTGTATGCCAAAAAACAAGCATCCTCTGTAGCCATCTCTCAACACATCAGATCAGACAGAAGATATATTGAGCTATAAGACACCGTACTGCGGACTTAATTAATTAGTATTCACAAGCCGCCAGATCacctctattattattattattattaaacaatttttaaaaaatccaTGAATTAAGAGTTTAGTTAAGTTGGTGCATAGAGTTTTAGCAGCGAATGCCATCCTTATATTTGTAGCTATTATGTAAATCACCTCCCATCGAATTTCTATATCCACCTTATTACCATAACTATCAATACGCcataacaaaaaaaatgttacCCCAAAAATGTTTCTTATCTTAGTGCAGTTAGGCTTCTCGTTTACATCATATGGGCCACATGTCCAGTAGAAGTAAGAGGATATCGTAGACTATTTGCATGCTGTAACATTGTATTAAGACGTTCTGAATCATCATCGAGCAACAAAAGCTTTGAAAAGTAAGGTAACTAAATAACACAAAAACTGTTCTCTACACATATGTACACTTGGGAATAAATAAAGTCTAATATCTGGCCCAGTTgatcatttatttttgttttgtttttgttttgttttaaaacAATAGAAAAATCGATTGAAAATATCGGTTAAGACGCGTCCTTGGCCTTAATATaggaagagaaggatgagagaggaggagaggaaagtacCAAGACAGGAGGAAAGAACCATGGGCCATGCTTTCGTGTTAGATGACTGGAGGTTTGGGTTACCGTACCATACATGTCCTGCATGCAGGGTTGCTAAAAGGGATGGAACTAGACTTGCAATATTCAAATGTTCCCTTTCCGTTAACGGGGATGGAAGGCTATATCAGGGAGTCCCCTCCATCATCAGAGTCCGGTACATCAACGGGGCTTGCAGGAGCTGCAAAGGTGTATTGCTTTTTCCGTGGTTCGATCACTTTGATTTCAATTCAGTCCCAATGATGATAAAATAAATACCGGGTTCTCTTCCTTGAGTCCCACCAGCTTCAAGATGCTCAAGGCTCTCTTTTAAGACGCCATATAAAGAATCAAAACAAACAAGTAGGGATTTATTGTCTGAGAAAAACATAGGGATTTCAGTTTTGTTTTTTCTGTTCAGTAGGTCTACTTTGCCAAGTTTGATTCACAAGACTCCAAATGTTAATCAGGGTTTCTCTGAGATCTTTTGCATCATAAAATATTAATCAGTCTATTGATTTGACAGTTTGTGATCCCATGTCGAGATCAAGAGGTCTTGGTGTATTGAAGTTCATTCAAAGAGCATCTTTAAGACTTATCGAACAATTATATCTGCGCACATAAAATTGGCTACTTAGCCTATGTGCGCACCTACCTTGCTTGTTTCTTTAAATATGAAGCATTATGCTATGTTGTACTTTtaaaatgtacactgagtgtTTTTCCTAAAGGAATAACTGTAAACAAAAAATGCAAcaagaaaaatataaataatatatttaaaaTTAAATGTAAATTTAAATACGTTTAAGAAGGGGGCAAAAGTCATGTCACGAATAAGTCTCTTACATGAAGAATTCCGTGGAGGCCAGTTTCCCGTGGTTTCCGTTGGAGGGGTCTCTGTTGTTGTTACCCGGCCCGCAACCGTTGTAGCTTCGGCTCGCCAGCTTGTCGTACTTCTCCTTGTAGAGGTCCCGCTCTTTGGCCAAGCGCGCAACGTCCTGCTTCAGCTGTTCCACCTGGCTCAGGAGCGTGCACTTCTCGCTCTCCAGCATGTGCCTCTGCTGCACGCGCTTGTAGCGGCAGGACTGCGCGTAACCTCGGTTCTTGAGCGTGCGTCTCTTCTGCTTTAGGCGGATCACCTCCTCTTTGCTGAACCCCCTCAGTTGCCGGTTGAGCTCGCGCACTGTCATGCTGACCAGCTGCTCGTCCGAGAAGCGGTCCTCGAGGCGGTGtccgtggtggtggtgatggtgggccTGGTGATGGTGACCGGCCGATGTCGCGGATAGATCCTCCCCTACATACTGCTGGCCGCGGAAGCCCTCGTAGccctggtggtggtgatggtggtgatgggcgTTGCCGATGAGGGCCTCCACCGCATCCTCGGGGGTCAGGTTGAGGGCTTCGGGGTTGATGTGGTGCTGGTAGCTGGGGATCCAGTACAGGTCCTCCAACTGAGGCTTACCGCCAACGCTCTGGGTGTTGCTGCTgccgctgttgttgctgttgatgCCGTTGGCCAGGTTTTGGCTCGACTGGCCACCGGGGCTGGGGGCGCAGAAGCTGGGCGAGGAAGGCACGGAGGAGCAGGGCGTGCTAAtcggggtggaggagagggatccCGGGGGGAGGCGGTGGCAGTAACGGTCAGCCTCTGGAGGTTCCTTCTTTACTTCGAACTTCATTAGGTCGAAGTCGTTGACGTACTCGATGGCCAGTGGGCTATTGGGCAGCTCTGCGCTCATGGCGAGGTCGGTGGCCATGTCAGTCCATGCGACGACTCCCGCCCTCACAGCCAAACCAACACCGGGCAGGACACTGGGCAGCCCTCGCGGATGCAGATTGCTTCTTCGATTCGAAGAGGACGTCTGTGTGCCCGGTGCGTGGAGTTGTAAGGTTGTATAGATGAAGGGGTACTTCGTATTAAACTGCTAGTCCTTAAAACAACTACTATGTATAGCGGCGCCGGTGTTAATATATGTATGCACGCAAATGAACTTGTACACCTGCCAGTTCTCCTCTGCCAATTTTCTTGTTGACAATTTATCCCAGGTCAAATTAACTTTTTAATACCACGGCCCAGGGCCGGCTGAAACTCGAGCCCCCTGGTGAAATTTGGAGACACCAACCGGTCCTGTACTCCCTCCACCTCTGTACCGACTCGCGCCTTCTGATTTAATGTCCTTCAGTCAGTGGTTGTGAAGGAAAGCAGCACAGGAGATGGTTTTATTTTCTCATCTCCTGTTCTGGAGTTGTTACTCTCTTGTTGtctgtttaattttttttatatattttcctGTATCCTTCTTCTTCGCCTCGACTGACGCAAGGACAGCGAGTCCAGGCTCTCTGCaggaggagagcaggaaggctcgcGATGCTCGCGACTGAAGTTACTGCAGCATGCAGCATGTGTTACATATGACCAAAATAAAACTTTCCACACAAGACACGAGCATGACTGCTCGGAAAAAAAGTCACTGTGCACTAGACACGCGCGCGTAAAAGATgcgtataaaaaataataataaaataaaaaaactcccACTTTCTGCATCTGCTGGAGTCCACAATGGAATGGTTCGGAGAAAAACAGTTCTCAAGGGTTCTTACAAGCAAAAACATAGGTATGTATAGTAAAAATAGATATTCCTTAAGCGGTGGTGGGACACAGGACTAACTGGTGCCGTTTCTGAATGGTCAGTCCAGATGTATCAGTTTGCTGTGTACTCACGAATGCGCCGGTCCCCACGGTTTTCCCTTTCACTCTGGGAACGTTGCgtcctgtgtgtgagagtgtgtgtatatgtgtgtgtgagctgatTAATTCCTTTCACAGTTGGCTCTCTCTATCCGGCAGATGGCCGTGACTTTCGGCTCTGCAGTGCAGCGCAACATCGCAGTGTCACTGAGACGCTGGGAAAGGCAATTTGCACTTTTAAAGACACCACGCGCCCGACCCTCCCACCTCGTATGTGACGGACCAATGGGAGAAGATGACAGCGGTGGATTTGCATTATCCTATAGCAACATCTCGCGCTGGGACCAGCCGGCAGCTGTCGGAACGCAGAACTCATGCTCGCGGAACAGGTTCATCTCCCCCCTCTAGCGACGAGATCGTGCTACTgcacggagaggagagaggcaggcacaTGTAA
Encoded here:
- the LOC139406772 gene encoding transcription factor MafAa-like codes for the protein MATDLAMSAELPNSPLAIEYVNDFDLMKFEVKKEPPEADRYCHRLPPGSLSSTPISTPCSSVPSSPSFCAPSPGGQSSQNLANGINSNNSGSSNTQSVGGKPQLEDLYWIPSYQHHINPEALNLTPEDAVEALIGNAHHHHHHHQGYEGFRGQQYVGEDLSATSAGHHHQAHHHHHHGHRLEDRFSDEQLVSMTVRELNRQLRGFSKEEVIRLKQKRRTLKNRGYAQSCRYKRVQQRHMLESEKCTLLSQVEQLKQDVARLAKERDLYKEKYDKLASRSYNGCGPGNNNRDPSNGNHGKLASTEFFM